The genomic stretch TCGCCGTACGCCGCCTCGAAGGCCGGTTCCGACCTGCTCGCCCTGGCCCACCACCGTACGCACGGCCTGGACCTGTCGGTGACCCGCTGCTCCAACAACTACGGCCCCTACCAGCACCCCGAGAAGGTCATCCCGCTGTTCACCACCCGGCTGCTGACGGGCGGGCGCGTCCCGCTGTACGGCGACGGGCTGCACGTGCGCGACTGGCTGCACGTCGACGACCACTGCCGGGCGCTGCGCCTGGTCCTGGAGGGCGGCCGTCCGGGCGAGGTCTACAACATCGGCGGCGGCACCGAACTGAGCAACCGGGAACTCACCGAACGGCTGCTGGCCGCCTGCGGCGCCGGCTGGGACCGGGTCGACCACGTCACCGACCGCAAGGGCCACGACCGGCGCTACTCGGTGGACTGGACGAAGATCCGCACCGAGCTGGGCTATGTGCCGCGGCACTCCTTCGAGGACGGGCTCGCCGAGACCGTCGCCTGGTACCGCGACCACGCCGACTGGTGGACCCCCGCGGCTCCCGCCCTGGGAGGTGCCGCCCGGTGAACCGCTGGCTGATCACCGGCGCGAGCGGGATGCTCGGCCGCGAGGTGTGCCGGCTGCTGGCCGCCGAGGGCGAGTGCGCGCTGCCGCTGGACCGCCGGTCCCTGGACCTGACCGACACCCGGGCCGTGGAGTTCACCCTGCGGCGGGCCCGGCCGACCGTGGTCGTCAACTGCGCGGCGTACACGGATGTGGACGCGGCCGAGGCCGACGAGCAGCAGGCGTGGCGCGTCAACGCCGACGCGGTGCGCGGCCTGGCCCTGGCCTGCGCCCGCCGCGGTGCCCGGCTGCTGCACGTCTCCACCGACTACGTCTTCGCGGGCGACGCCACCACCCCGTACGCGGAGGACGCGCCGACCGCCCCGCGCACCGCGTACGGCCGCAGCAAGCTGGCCGGCGAGCGCGCCGTCCTGACCGCGCTGCCGCACACCGGAACCGTCGTGCGGACCGCCTGGCTTTACGGCGCCCACGGCCGCAATTTCGTACGGACCATGGCCGAGCGCGCGCTGCGCGGCGCCACCGTGGAGGTCGTCAACGACCAGACGGGGCAGCCCACTCCGGCCCGCGACGTGGCCGGGCGGCTGCTCGCGCTGGGGCGCGGGCCCGCTCGCCCGGGCGTCTTCCACGCCACCGCCGGCGGGCTGACCACCTGGTACGACCTGGCGCGCGATGTCTACCGGCTGGCGGGCGCCGACCCGGACCGCGTACGCCCCACCGGCAGCGCCGCGCTGAACCGCCCCGCCCGCCGCCCCTCCTGGAGCGTGCTGGGCCACGACCGCTGGGCCGCCGCCGGGCTGCCCGCGCCCCGGCACTGGCGCGTCGCGCTCGCCGACGAGTTCGCCGCGGTGACCGCGACGCTGGAAGGAGCCGTCTCGTGCGCCCGCTGAGCATCGAGGGAGCCTGGGTCCGGGAAGCGCTCGTCCACCGGGACGAGCGGGGCTCCTTCCACGAGTGGTTCACCCAGCCGGAGTTCACCGGCGCGACCGGCCTCGCCCCGGCGCTGGCACAGGCCAACTGTTCCGTCTCGCGCCGCGGTGTGCTGCGCGGCGTGCACTTCAGCGAGGTGCCGCCCGGCCAGGCCAAGTACGTCACCTGCGTACGCGGCGCCGTGCTGGACGTGGTGGTGGACCTGCGGACCGGCTCCCCCACCTACCGCGCGTGGGAAGCCGTGCCGCTGGACGAGGACGGGCCGAGCGCGGTGTACCTGTCCGAAGGGCTCGGGCACGCCTTCATGGCCCTGAGCGACGACGCCACCGTCGTCTACCTGTGCTCCACCGGCTACCAGCCGCGCCGCGAGCACGGCATCCACCCGCTGGACCCGGACCTGGGCATCGACTGGCCGGCCGGTGCCGCCCCGGTGCTGTCCGCGAAGGACGCCGCCGCGCCCACCCTGGCGGAGGCCGAGCGGCTGGGGCTGCTGCCCTCGTACGAGGAGTGCGTGCGCCACCGGGCCGCCCGGGAAGGCAGCGCCGCGTGACGACGACCGTGAGCGCGCCGGTCACCGCCCCGCCCGCCCCGGCCGCGCCGCCCGCCGGGCGCCGGGCGGTGCGGGCCGGCGGGCTGCTGCTGGGCCTGGCGCTGCTGGCCGCCGTGGTGCTGGCGAGCATCGCCGTGGGCGCCAAGGCCATCCCGCTCGACCAGGTGTGGCACGGCCTGTTCGGGTGGACCGGTACCGCGGACGACCGGATCGTGCGGGAGTTGCGGCTGCCGCGTACGGCGCTGGGCGTCGCGGCGGGTGCCGCGCTCGGGCTGGCCGGGGCCGTGATGCAGACCCTCACCCGCAACCCGCTGGCCGACCCCGGGCTCCTCGGTGTGAACGCGGGCGCCTCGGCCGCCGTGGTCACCGCGATCAGCGTGCTGGGCGTCACCTCGTTCACCGGCTACCTGTGGTTCGCGCTGGCGGGCGCCGGGGTGGCGGCCGTCCTGGTCCACGCGCTCGGCGGCAGCCGGGCCGCCACCCCCGTACGCCTGGCCCTGGCGGGCACCGCCGTCAACGCCGCCCTGTTCGGCTACGTCAACGGGCTGCAACTGACGGACCTGGGCGCGCTGGAGACCATGCGGCACTGGTCCGTCGGCACGCTCGCGGGCCGCCGCGGCGACCTGCTGCCGACCGCGCTGCCGTTCCTGCTCGCGGGCGCCGTCCTGGCGCTGGCGGTGGCCCGCCCGCTGAACGCCATGGCCTTGGGCGAGGACACCGCCCGCTCCCTGGGCGCGCGGCTGGGCCGGACCCGGGTGCTGTCCATCGTGGCCATCACCCTGCTGTCCGGTGCCGCCACCGCGGTCTGCGGCCCGATCGGGTTCGTCGGCCTGATGATCCCGCACGCGGTCCGGGCCTTCTGCGGCCCGGACACCCGGTGGCTGTTCCCGTACTGCGCCGTCTTCGCCCCGGTCCTGCTGCTCGGGTCCGACATCGTGGGCCGGGTACTGGCCCCGCCGACCGAGATCGAGGTCGGGGTGGTCACCGCGTTCTGCGGCGGCCTGGTGTTCATCCATCTCGTCCGGCGGCGCAAGGTGGCCCAGCTGTGAACACCGTCCGTATCCCCGCCGTACGCCGGACCGCGCCGCGCCCCACCGTGCTGCGCACCCGCGGCGGGCTGTCCCTGCGCCTGGGCCGCCGGGCCCTGCTCATCTGCGGGCTGCTGGCGCTGACCGGCGCCGTCGTGGCCGTCCTGTCCCTGGGCACGGGCAGCTACCGCCTCACCCCCGCCGAAGTCGTCGCCACTCTCTTCGGTGACGGTCCGCCCGGCGCCGACTTCGTCGTGACGGACCTGCGGCTGCCCCGGGTGCTGGACGGCCTGCTGGCCGGCTTCGCCATGGGCATGAGCGGCGCGGTCTTCCAGTCGCTGGCCCGCAATCCGCTCGGCAGCCCGGACGTCATCGGCTTCGGCAGCGGCGCCTCGGCCGGCGCTCTGGTCTCCGTCATCCTCCTGGAGGCCGGCACCGCGCAGATCGCCCTCGGCGCGGTGCTCGGCGGCCTGGCCACCGCCGCCGCGGTCTACCTGCTGGCCTGGCGGCGCGGTGTGCACGGCTACCGGCTGGTCCTCGTCGGCATCGGCGGCTCGGCCGTCCTCGGCTCGCTGACCAGCTATCTGTACGTACGGGCCGACCTCGGCAAGGCGGCCGAGGCCGCCACCTGGATGATCGGCAGCCTCAACGGACGCGGCTGGTCCGACGTGAGCGTGGCCGCGCTCGGCGTCGCCGTCCTGGCGCCCGCCGTACTGGCCCTGACCCGCCGCCTGGGCCTGCTGGAGATGGGCGACGACACGGCGGCGGCACTCGGCGTGGCCCCCGAACGCAGCCGCCTGGCCCTCCTCGCCACCGGCACCGGCCTGACGGCCCTCGCCGTCGCCGCCGCGGGGCCCATCCCCTTCGTCGCCCTCGCCGCCCCCCAACTGGCCCGCCGCCTCACCCGCTCCCCCGGCCCCAACGTCCTGCCCGCGGCGTGGATGGGCGCCGTCCTGGTCACCCTCGCCGACTGGACGGCCCAGCGCGTCTCCGGCACGGGCATCCTGCCGGTGGGCGTGATCACCGGGGTGGGCGGCGGCGCGTATCTGGCCTGGCTGCTGTTCCTGGAGCGGAGGTCGGGGAAGGTGTAGCGCAGCGGGCGGGCCGTCGGCCCGGTGCACGGCGTACGCCGGGGGCGCCATACGCGCAAGGTGCGCCAACCGGCGACACGGCGGGCCCGTCCGTGTCGTTTGCCGTCCGCCGTCCCACGGAAGTGGCCAAGTATCAGGTGGCCGGGCCGCGGGGACCACAGGGAGGGATCGTGTTCGACCTCAGGGCGGAAGCGGAGATGCGCCTCTTCTCGGAAAAGCTGGCCAGGGAACTCGCCGAAAAACGGCGCGCCGCCATGGACAGTACGACCGACAGCGCCGGTGGCGGGCCTTCCGGCGCCGGAACGGAGCGCCGGGGACCGGCGGCCCCGGACGGAGACGCGCCTTCTGCCGCATAGCCGCGCACGCGCCGCGGGACGGTACGCACCGGCGCGTCGCGGCGGCGGACGGGATGGCCTGAAAGAGCAGGGGCTCTCCGTCACCGGCGGTGCGAGGGTGTTCCGGGGCACTCCGGTGCGGGGCCGGGGGCCGGTCGCTCTGGGGGGATCATGGGTGGCAGAGCCGTGCTGTTCTCGGGGCTGGCGGCGGTCGTGGTGGCGGCCGGCGGTGTGACGGCCGCGATGGCTCCGGCAGCGGCGGCCGGTCCGCCCCGTATCGAAAGGATCAGTGTCACCGCCAACGGCGCCCAGGGGGACGGCCGTTCGTACGCCCCCTCCCTCAGCGCCGACGGCCGCATCGCCGCCTTCACCTCGCAGGCCACCAACTTCGCGCCGGACAGCAGGAAGTACCGGCCGCAGGTCTTCTGGAAGGACCTGCGCACCGGCGTCCTGAACCGGGTCGGTGCCCGGGACGTGGGCGCGCCCGCCGACGCGTGGACGGATGATCCCGCGCTCAGCGCCGACGGCCGCCATCTCGCCTTCGCGTCCGTCTCGCACACCGACGACGGGCGGCCCGGCCCGCCGGGCGAGGTCGCGGACGTCTACGTACGGAATCTGCGCACCGGCCGCACCGTCAAGGCGAACGTCGGCCTGGACGAGGGCTACGGCATCGTCTCCCGGAGCCCGTCCCTCAGCGCGGACGGCCGCTACGTCGCCTTCGTGGCGGACGACGAGCCGTGGTACCCGCTCGGCGTGCTGGGCGAAGTGCGCATCTACGTGAGGGACTTGGTCAAGGGGGTCACCGAGCGGGTGAGCGCCCCGCCGGCCGACTGGGCCCGGGCCGCCACCAACCCGAAGATCAGCGCGGACGGCCGCTTCGTCGCGTACGGGATGTACGTGTCGAAGGTGTCCGGGCCGCCGGTGCAGGACGTGTACGTGACCGACCGGAAGACCGGGCGGACACAGCAGGCCGATGTGCCGTACGACGGAGCCGGGCCCTCGGACCGGATGTCCACCCTGGCCGGCATCGGCCCCGACGGCCGTCACGTCCTCTTCCAGACCCGCTCCGACAAGATCACACCCGGTGACACCAACCAGGGCCACAACGTCTTCGTCCGCGACCTGCGCCGCGCCACGACCCGGCGGCTGGACGCCACCGAGCCCGGCGGGAGCACATCGGCGGGCGTCTTCAGCGCCGACGGCCGGCACCTCGTCTTCCACGACGGTACGGGGATCAGCGTGCGCGACCTCGCAACGGGCCGTACGCGACGGGTGCTGGCGCCGGGGACCGGACGGCACGGGCCGCCCGCGCCCGACGCGCACGCCCGGCGGATCGCCTTCTCCTCCTGGGCGACGGACCTGGTGCCCGGTGACACCAACGGCACCGAGGACGTGTTCCTGCTGCGCCGGTGACGCTCGCCTCCCCCGCGGGCGGGCGTCACCGGGTCAGCTGTCCCGTACCGCGCGGAAGCGGAACCGGCCCTTCGCGGAAGTGACGTCCACCCGCCCGAACCCGGCGGCGCGCAGCCGTCGCGGCAGCGTGTCCGGCGGTACGGGCACGTACGTGTCGCCCAGGTGCAGCAGGCGGAACCCGGCACTCGCGCGGCCGTCGCAGCCCGCGAAGACGCCGCCGGGGCGCAGCACCCGCCCGGCCTCCGCGAAGAGGCGGTCCTGCTGTTGTGGGGACGGCACGTGGTGCAGCATGGTGAAGCACACGACGCTGTCGAAGCCGCCGTCGGGGAACGGCATCGACGCCCCGTCACCGTGCACCACTTCGACCCGTTCCCCGTACGTCTCCTGGAGGTCCTTCGCGAAGTCCGCGTCGACTTCCAGGACGCTGAGACGGCCGGGCACACGCCGTTCCAGCACGCGTGTGGTGGCGCCGTAGCCGGGGCCGATCTCCAGGGTGGCGGCGCCGAGTTCCACGCCGTCGAGGGCCCATGGCAGCAGGCTCTGCTCGACCCCGCGGGCCCACTTGCCGGAGCTGCAAATCCACTGGTGCAACCGATTCATGGAGGTCATACGGCGATGCTAGGAAGCGCGGAGGATGTCCACCACGAGGTAGGGGGACATGTCCTGTCGCGATACGGACAGCTGACGCCGCGCGCCGGGTATCCGCAGGCCGCCGTCGTCGTCGGCAGCCACGCGGTCGACGACGGCCAGTGGTACGGACGGCACTGGCACACGGCCCACCAACTGGCCTGGGCCGAGCGCGGGGTCATCGCCGTGCGCGCCCTGGGCAACACCTGGGTGCTGCCGCCGACCATGGCGCTGTGGATACCGGCCGGCACCGAGCACGCGACCGGGGCGTCCGGCCCGGTGCTGGGCCGCAGCCTGTGGTGCCGGCCCGACCGCTGCCCGGTGGACTGGTCCGTGCCCACCGTCGTGGGCGTCTCGCCCCTGCTGCGCGAGCTGATCACGCACCTGGCCGACGACGGTCTGAGCCCGGCCGCCAGGCAGCGGGCCGAAGCGGTCGCGCTCGACCAGTTGGTGCCGCTGTCGGTGGCGACCGTGCTGGCGCCGCTGCCCCGGGACCCGCGGGCGTGCCACGTCGCACGTGCCCTGCGCGCGTGTCCGGCGGACGACCGGACGCTGGCGCAGTGGGGTACGGAGGTGGGCGCGAGCGCCCGGACGCTGGCCCGCGCGTTCGCCGCGGAGACGGGGCTGCCGTTCGGGCAGTGGCGCACCCGGGTGCGCCTCCAGGCCGCGATGCCGCTGCTGGCGGGCGGCGCGACGGTGGCGGCCACGGCCGCGCGGGTCGGCTACGCGTCGCCGAGCGCGTTCGTGGCGGCGTTCCGGCGGGTGGTGGGGGTGCCGCCGGGGGCCTACTTCTCGCCGTGACGGCCCCTGAACGGGGCGGGCGGGAGCGGGTGTCCGACAGGGCGCGGGGCGCGCCGTGCCCAACTGGGGGCGCACGGCGGCCGCGTGGGCCTCGGAGGCAACCCGACCCCGCCCCGCCGTCGAAGATCATCGAGGTGCAGAATGACCCGTATGTCGATGACGAACACGCCGACGGCAGCGACGCTCGACGACGCTCCGCAGATCAGTCGCGCTCTGGCCCGCGCCTTTGACGACGACCCGATGATGCACTGGTTCCTGCCCGGCGAGGACGCGCGCGAGGAGCGGCTGGGCCGCTACTTCACCACGATCTTCACCAAGCAGTACGCCCACCACGGTGTGTGCGAGCGGACCGGGGCCGCGGCGGCCTTCTGGGTGCCGCCGGAGGCGCGGGACAAGGCCGTTCCCGACGAGGAGACGCTGCGGGAGCTCGACGGCCTCCTCGGCGACCGCGGGCCCGTGTTCCGGGAGATCGTCGGAGCCGCCGCCGAGCACGCACCCCAGGAGCCGCACTGGTATCTGGCGGTGATCGGCGCCGACCCGGCCACCCAGGGCCAGGGGCACGGGGCCGCCCTGCTGCGCTCGGGGCTGGCCAAGGCCGACGCGGCGGGCCTGCCAGTCTATCTGGAGTCCTCCAAGGCGGCCAATCTGCCCTTCTACGAGCACTTCGGCTTCACCGTGCTCCAGGAGGTGCAGCTGCCGGAGGGCGGGCCGACGCTGTGGATGATGCGGCGCGCGGAACGATAGGACACGAAACGATAAGGTAAGGCTCGCCTTACCTTATCGACCGCCCGCCATCGCGCCCCGGACACGGAGACCGCCCCGATGATCGCAGCCGCCCCGCCCGCCGACACGCCGCGCCGTCCTCCCCGGGTACCGCGCCCCTCCCCCGTGCCGCGGGTCACGGACGAGCGGACCGTCCGCCGGGCGGCCGCGATGTCCGGGGCGGACTTCTGGCAGGCGGTGCGGCGGGACGGCACGCCGCTGGTCGGGCCGGACCCGCTGGGCGCCGCTGACCACGCGCTGGTCACCTTCCTGTGGCGCGGCTCCGCCGCCACCCGCGCGGTCCTGGTGTCGCCCAACAAGCTCGCCGACCCCCGCGATCCGGCCGGCAACCTCATGGACCGCGTGCCCGGCACGGACGTGTGGCACTGGTCCGTACGGATGCGCCGCGACTGGCACGCCACCTACACGCTGTGTGTGGACGAGGGCGACGGCCCCGCCGCCGACGACGAGGCGTACTGGCCGTGGTTTCGCACGCAGCGGCGCCTCGATCCCCTCAACCCGCAGACGCTCGCGAGCCGTTGGGGCGGGCCCCCGGCCTCCTGCGTCACGCTGCCCGACGCGCCGCGCGGCGAGGAGTGGCGGGAGCGGCCGGGCGTGCCCCGTGGCAGCGTCTCCGTGCACACGGTGCACAGCGCCCGGCTCGGCAACGCGCGCCGGGTGTGGCGGTACGCGCCCCCGGGCGGCGCTGAACCGGGCGCCGAACTGCCCGTGCTCGTCCTCCTGGACGGAGAGATGTGGCAGCCGGGGCTCGGGGTGGCCACCCTGCTGGACAACCTCATCGCGGACGGCCGGATCCCGCCGCTGGCCGCGCTGCTGCCGGAGTCGCTGGGCGCGGACGCCCGCTGGGCCGAGATGACCTGCGACCCGCGGTTCGCCGGGTTCCTCGCGGACGAGCTGCTGCCGTGGGCCGCCGCGGACCTGCCGCTGACCGCCGACCCGGCCCGTACCGTCGTGGCGGGCCAGAGCCTCGGCGGCCTGACCGCCGCGTACGCCGGGGTGTCCGCGCCCGGCCGGTTCGGCTGCGTCCTGGCGCAGTCCGGCTCCTTCTGGTGGCCGGACGGGCCGGGCGCCCAGTGGCTGACCGACCGGATCGCGGCGTCCCCGCGGCTGCCGGTGCGGTTCCGGCTGTCGGCGGGCGAGCAGGAGTGGGTCGCCCTGCCCGCGAACCGGCGGCTGCGCGACACCCTGGCGGCCAAGGGCTATAAGGACGCGGTCTACCGCGAGTACAACGGCGGCCACGACTACCTGTGCTGGCGTACGGAACTGGCCGACGGGCTGTGCGCGCTGCTCGGCCCGGGGGCGGCGGCCGGGACCGCCGCCGGCTGACGGGGACGCGCCCGGGCCGCGTACAGCGCCCGTAGGTGGCGGATCAGCGCGACCGCGGCGAGAAGCGCGGCGAGCGCGCACACGCCCCACCACCCGGCCCGGCTCCAGGCACGCGTCCCAGCCAGGAACCCGCGCTGCCGCCCAGATAAGCGCAGGCCATATAGGCGGTGTTGAGCCTGCTGCGGGCGTCGGGGCGCAGCGCGTGGACCCGGGCCTGGTTGGCGACCAGGCCGGATTGCATCGCCACGTCGAGGAGCAGGGTGCCGAGGATCAGCGCGGCCAGGCCCGGCGTGCCGCCGCGGGCGCCCACGGCGAGGATCGCGGCCGAGACGAGGACGGCGGCCAGGCACACGGCGTTCACCGGGTCGGGCCCGTGTCGATGCAGCGTACGGCTTGATGATCAGCTTCGCGCTCGGCGTCGAGGATCTCGCGGACACCCGGTTCGCCGTGTCCCCTCTGCACGAGACCGTGTTCAGCCTGCGGGTCCTGCACGGTCCGGGCCTCTTCGCACTGCATCTCCCGTGGCGCCGGTCCGTTCTCGGCGGACTCGGCACGCTGGACACGGCCCTGCTGCTCTCCCTGGTGGCACGCCGGCTGACCCTGCCGGACTTCCCGACCCCCAGGCCCGCGGGCTTCGCCCCGGCCTTCGAAGAGGAGCTGGCCCGCGTCCGCGGGACACCGGCGGACGCGGTGCGCCGTGACCTGCCGGCCACCCACACGCCGGACCCGCTCCCCGAACCGCTGCGCGATGCCGCCTCGGCCGACGACGCGCCCGTCGTCCGGCTCCGGAACGCCGTCTGTCAGCTTCTGCGGGATTACTGGGAGATCGCGGTACGGCCGTGGTGGCCGCAGCTGCGGCTCGTGGCGGAAGCCGAC from Streptomyces albofaciens JCM 4342 encodes the following:
- a CDS encoding class I SAM-dependent methyltransferase; translated protein: MTSMNRLHQWICSSGKWARGVEQSLLPWALDGVELGAATLEIGPGYGATTRVLERRVPGRLSVLEVDADFAKDLQETYGERVEVVHGDGASMPFPDGGFDSVVCFTMLHHVPSPQQQDRLFAEAGRVLRPGGVFAGCDGRASAGFRLLHLGDTYVPVPPDTLPRRLRAAGFGRVDVTSAKGRFRFRAVRDS
- a CDS encoding TolB family protein yields the protein MGGRAVLFSGLAAVVVAAGGVTAAMAPAAAAGPPRIERISVTANGAQGDGRSYAPSLSADGRIAAFTSQATNFAPDSRKYRPQVFWKDLRTGVLNRVGARDVGAPADAWTDDPALSADGRHLAFASVSHTDDGRPGPPGEVADVYVRNLRTGRTVKANVGLDEGYGIVSRSPSLSADGRYVAFVADDEPWYPLGVLGEVRIYVRDLVKGVTERVSAPPADWARAATNPKISADGRFVAYGMYVSKVSGPPVQDVYVTDRKTGRTQQADVPYDGAGPSDRMSTLAGIGPDGRHVLFQTRSDKITPGDTNQGHNVFVRDLRRATTRRLDATEPGGSTSAGVFSADGRHLVFHDGTGISVRDLATGRTRRVLAPGTGRHGPPAPDAHARRIAFSSWATDLVPGDTNGTEDVFLLRR
- a CDS encoding helix-turn-helix transcriptional regulator — encoded protein: MLGSAEDVHHEVGGHVLSRYGQLTPRAGYPQAAVVVGSHAVDDGQWYGRHWHTAHQLAWAERGVIAVRALGNTWVLPPTMALWIPAGTEHATGASGPVLGRSLWCRPDRCPVDWSVPTVVGVSPLLRELITHLADDGLSPAARQRAEAVALDQLVPLSVATVLAPLPRDPRACHVARALRACPADDRTLAQWGTEVGASARTLARAFAAETGLPFGQWRTRVRLQAAMPLLAGGATVAATAARVGYASPSAFVAAFRRVVGVPPGAYFSP
- the rfbB gene encoding dTDP-glucose 4,6-dehydratase, which translates into the protein MRILVTGGAGFIGSHFVRTLLGPDAAEGPGGGPYVTVLDALTYAGNRASLAPVEGDPRFSFVHGDIRDRPLVDSLLAAHDAVVHFAAESHVDRSIEGGTEFAATNVLGTQVLLESAVRHRIARFVHVSTDEVYGSIADGSWTEDEPLAPNSPYAASKAGSDLLALAHHRTHGLDLSVTRCSNNYGPYQHPEKVIPLFTTRLLTGGRVPLYGDGLHVRDWLHVDDHCRALRLVLEGGRPGEVYNIGGGTELSNRELTERLLAACGAGWDRVDHVTDRKGHDRRYSVDWTKIRTELGYVPRHSFEDGLAETVAWYRDHADWWTPAAPALGGAAR
- a CDS encoding FecCD family ABC transporter permease: MTTTVSAPVTAPPAPAAPPAGRRAVRAGGLLLGLALLAAVVLASIAVGAKAIPLDQVWHGLFGWTGTADDRIVRELRLPRTALGVAAGAALGLAGAVMQTLTRNPLADPGLLGVNAGASAAVVTAISVLGVTSFTGYLWFALAGAGVAAVLVHALGGSRAATPVRLALAGTAVNAALFGYVNGLQLTDLGALETMRHWSVGTLAGRRGDLLPTALPFLLAGAVLALAVARPLNAMALGEDTARSLGARLGRTRVLSIVAITLLSGAATAVCGPIGFVGLMIPHAVRAFCGPDTRWLFPYCAVFAPVLLLGSDIVGRVLAPPTEIEVGVVTAFCGGLVFIHLVRRRKVAQL
- a CDS encoding FecCD family ABC transporter permease, whose product is MNTVRIPAVRRTAPRPTVLRTRGGLSLRLGRRALLICGLLALTGAVVAVLSLGTGSYRLTPAEVVATLFGDGPPGADFVVTDLRLPRVLDGLLAGFAMGMSGAVFQSLARNPLGSPDVIGFGSGASAGALVSVILLEAGTAQIALGAVLGGLATAAAVYLLAWRRGVHGYRLVLVGIGGSAVLGSLTSYLYVRADLGKAAEAATWMIGSLNGRGWSDVSVAALGVAVLAPAVLALTRRLGLLEMGDDTAAALGVAPERSRLALLATGTGLTALAVAAAGPIPFVALAAPQLARRLTRSPGPNVLPAAWMGAVLVTLADWTAQRVSGTGILPVGVITGVGGGAYLAWLLFLERRSGKV
- a CDS encoding GNAT family N-acetyltransferase, which gives rise to MTRMSMTNTPTAATLDDAPQISRALARAFDDDPMMHWFLPGEDAREERLGRYFTTIFTKQYAHHGVCERTGAAAAFWVPPEARDKAVPDEETLRELDGLLGDRGPVFREIVGAAAEHAPQEPHWYLAVIGADPATQGQGHGAALLRSGLAKADAAGLPVYLESSKAANLPFYEHFGFTVLQEVQLPEGGPTLWMMRRAER
- a CDS encoding dTDP-4-dehydrorhamnose 3,5-epimerase family protein; translation: MRPLSIEGAWVREALVHRDERGSFHEWFTQPEFTGATGLAPALAQANCSVSRRGVLRGVHFSEVPPGQAKYVTCVRGAVLDVVVDLRTGSPTYRAWEAVPLDEDGPSAVYLSEGLGHAFMALSDDATVVYLCSTGYQPRREHGIHPLDPDLGIDWPAGAAPVLSAKDAAAPTLAEAERLGLLPSYEECVRHRAAREGSAA
- the fes gene encoding enterochelin esterase, encoding MIAAAPPADTPRRPPRVPRPSPVPRVTDERTVRRAAAMSGADFWQAVRRDGTPLVGPDPLGAADHALVTFLWRGSAATRAVLVSPNKLADPRDPAGNLMDRVPGTDVWHWSVRMRRDWHATYTLCVDEGDGPAADDEAYWPWFRTQRRLDPLNPQTLASRWGGPPASCVTLPDAPRGEEWRERPGVPRGSVSVHTVHSARLGNARRVWRYAPPGGAEPGAELPVLVLLDGEMWQPGLGVATLLDNLIADGRIPPLAALLPESLGADARWAEMTCDPRFAGFLADELLPWAAADLPLTADPARTVVAGQSLGGLTAAYAGVSAPGRFGCVLAQSGSFWWPDGPGAQWLTDRIAASPRLPVRFRLSAGEQEWVALPANRRLRDTLAAKGYKDAVYREYNGGHDYLCWRTELADGLCALLGPGAAAGTAAG
- the rfbD gene encoding dTDP-4-dehydrorhamnose reductase, encoding MNRWLITGASGMLGREVCRLLAAEGECALPLDRRSLDLTDTRAVEFTLRRARPTVVVNCAAYTDVDAAEADEQQAWRVNADAVRGLALACARRGARLLHVSTDYVFAGDATTPYAEDAPTAPRTAYGRSKLAGERAVLTALPHTGTVVRTAWLYGAHGRNFVRTMAERALRGATVEVVNDQTGQPTPARDVAGRLLALGRGPARPGVFHATAGGLTTWYDLARDVYRLAGADPDRVRPTGSAALNRPARRPSWSVLGHDRWAAAGLPAPRHWRVALADEFAAVTATLEGAVSCAR